Below is a window of Malus domestica chromosome 13, GDT2T_hap1 DNA.
TCGCTGCCTTCTTTTGGTACCTATAAGAAAGGAAAGGTTTTAAGCCTCAACCTTTTTAAATTAACAATGATCAGAAAGAGCCGGACTCAGTAACAACAAGCGTGTGATACAGACATTTCTGTCCATTTCTCCCCAATAAAGATTAATATCTGATGTGAAGTCATAGGgcatcttgttgttctgaaatGACAACAATATTTTTTCCCCAACGTTATTCCTTACTTGTCTTTGTAAAGCGACACAGACCAAACTACAACGAATCATTCACCTCCAACGGCATACAGATTTCTATTGTTACCCATTCttctattgaaaatttgaaacacACCCAAATCATATTAACAGATAAATTTTACAGTAACATATAAGTTTAGCAAGGCAGTTCTACATATAGAGGAAGAAGTACTGACGAAACTGTGAAAAGTTTTACCGGCCATATATCAGCATAATTGCTGCTAAAGTAGAGCATATCGCCAATACGCATAAACCAAGAGGCCGTGACAAAACTAGTAAATAGATCATCGCGCCTGTCCCCTGAAAAAGAACCATgggaaagataaaataaatctcAAGAGCATAGGCAAACTCAGAATCAATTGATAAAGTAGTGAATAAACCAGAAATGATGATTAAAGTAGTAAAACTACCTGAAGAACATTGCGAAATATCATATTGAGATCATTCCCAATAACTCGTGATACTTGCTGACAATCTGCCCCTAGCCTACTCGTCAAATCACCAACTGTTTCAGTGTCAAAAAAGAATATATCCTACAATGGAAATACTATGTAATAAGTCACAGAATAAACCGGTATATCTACAACGTTAAAGTTTGGCGGATACAAGAAAACGGAAAATCTAATAATTTCAGAACCTGAACAAGAAGTGAAGAGTATAGTGTTTCCCTCATTCTCTTGACCTAAAATATGACATGAAACGATCCAAGTAAGTAattcagaaaaaagaaaaaaagcatgTGAGGAGACGGGGCGGAGTTGAAGAGGGGGGCAATCATGACAGGGACTCACAAGAAGCATATTTGCAATGCCGAAACAGCATCCTCGTATACCACTGAAGTCCAGAAACAGATTATGAGGTCAGCAGCTGTCTCAAATAACTGATCGCTCGAGAAGTATACAAATTCCAAATATCAAGTGTGAAAAGTTCAGTGATTGCATATGAAATTAATCAAGATTTCTTCCAGAAAAGCGGTAATTTAGATATTAAAGCTTATCAAACAGGTTGCATTCCGCCGGCAGGGCAGGGCAGTGCGCCACAGCATTGACCGGAATTGAATGCTCGCCGGAAAATTATAGTAGTTTAGAATATTGCTGtgtcaaaaaataaagaagaagggAACTTTGTCCATACAAGATTTTGACCTGCAAATTCCCGAAACAACACAAAGAAGCACCAACAGCCGCACATTTTGACGGAACACCGCGACTTCGCCGCTCTGCGCCGTGAATATTGACGCTGTCAAGTAATGCGGTATGGATATCTCCGAAAGctgaagcagcagcagcagcaatacCAAACAATTCAGTATactaaaaaacaaaatccaCAGAAAAAGTTACAACCTTTGAAGtttgaaatgaagaaaaaacGACGAACCGCAGCAACAATTAGGGCGGAGAAAGCGGCAAAGATGACCCAACGGTCACGAGCAACCAAGCCCCACATCCGAGTGAGAGCGCGCGCAACAGTCACCGGCTTCGCGAAGATTCTAATATCCGCCTCATCGGAGAAGCTCCACCAAGTCCCTCCCGGTAATATCGAGCGGAGAAACGCGAAGAGTTGCCggagcttctctgacagctggACATCGGCTTCTTCGGCGCCGTTTTTGTACTCTTCGGTGGTCGCGTAGCCGTTGACGGAGGTCGATTTCGGGGGAGAGAAGTGGAAGCGTGTGGAATTGGAGGAATGGGTGGAGAGAGAAAGGCGAGGGTTGAGGGTGGTGGTTCGGGTTGCGGAGGTGAAATGGCGGAGTTCGCGAGGGGTTATTGTGATGAGAGGTTGTTTGTGGCGGaaggaggagaggagaggagggtGGAAGTTGCAGAGAGGCTTGGCCATGGTTGAAGGGGGCATTGGATGGAGAAAAAGCTATGGCTCTGGTATAtatcccctctctctctctctctctctttctctctctctctcctctctcctctctctctctctctttctccccgaGGCTCTGTGGTACGTTTGAGTCGAGGAGACGAAGATGTGGAAGTCGAGAGTTCACACATCAGCTGTTGCGGGTACTCAGGACTAACGTTGcccaaaaaaatggaaaactacAAAATTTAATTGCAAATTTACCCTCGGAAATTTGCGGTCGTTCCACTTTGAacttttaagttttagtttGGTTCCGATTGGTCCATGAAGTTTTAAAAAagagttttgtgttttttttttttcatagaaGGATTATGGGAGATTAGTTCTTTGTCAATCGTCATTTGTGAGGTACCAACTCTCCCTTGAAGGAGAAAGAACTATTGCACTcataacccccccccccccagttCGTCCCCTTTCTACAACATccattaaaaacaattaacaaaaGGAATATGTTATGGTTCAATAATTATATAGCTTTAGTCACTTGAAATTGTTTTTCCATGATTTTGCTACTCATATTTCATTGCCAATATCTGCTTCCTCATTTAGGCTATTTTTAATGTTTCGGCGTAAAGTTATAAAGTCATAGTTGACTCTAAAAGTTATATCATCGTAAATGCACATTTTGGCTTTAAACTAATAAATTTTAACTCTTGTGCAATGAAAATAGTTGaacttaaaacttttttttttgttttatttttattttatattataaatcacaATAACACGTATAATTTAtttcatacataaaaaatattattagtgTTCTCCTTGTTAATTCCACAATAAAGTATCTTGAGGAGCAAGATTGGGACATTTTGTAATGGAGAGGTGTAAATATCACATTTacatttcattttatattttttcgaGCGTAAGGATGAGTTGTACTCCAATAATAAAGATACAAACTTAGAATCCCATTTaattttctctatttgtttagcAAAGCCCACCTCCAAAAGAggtaaaaaaaatgcaaattttcatttctatttacatttttcaatcaagatttaaattttacatttttttatgggagattatattcacacaccccaaattacttctctcacacatttttaattttttaatatttttctatcaagtgttagtggtgtgtagaaaatattaaaaaattaaaaaggtgtgggagaagtaatttagggtgtgtgaatataatttctcttttttattaTACAACTTTTATAGCATCCGAAAATATAAAATGCTCATTTCAAGACAGTTGCCTCTTTCATTGGATATCCCCAAAAATTATAGTTAagcaaaccaaaccaaattacAGTTAAGCGTGTACTAATATATCAAAAAGGTTGAGGGATGAAATGTAAAGAAGCCAAAACTTTATGGGGCATATCTGAAATTCCGGCGAAAAATGTATTGACTCGTGTACGCCTGTGGTAAAACGACGGCGTAAGTAACGTGTTTTCCCGAGACAAGTCGAGGCTGCTACAGTTGCCACACGTCTCTCGCCTGTGACGCGCCACGTTCACATGCTTTCCAACAATATTGCCCTCGCCAAACACAGAATCTATTTTCCACAGCACCCAGATTAAAAACGTAATTACGTGTAAGTTTAAGGGTATATCCGTCTAAATAAATCAACGACCCAAATATCTCTCTCACCGTCTTTTTCAGCGGGAATCCCATACCTTACTCCACTCTCTCTTCCGCTCTGACTCTTCCCGGGACACGATGGCCGTGGTTATCGGAAACCTAGCTCTGCTACTAGACGTCACGTCGCCCAGGACAGTAATTCCAGACCGGAAGACTCGTCCGGTGGCGCTCGACGCCCTTTTGAACCTGAGTCTGATCTTGCCGAAGCGGGACCCGCAGTGTCAGGCACTCAACGGTTTTATTGCGGTAAAGGGGTTTGACTCGGACGGGGAGACTCGGAGCCAGCGAGTCGTGGCTCGGGGGAAGGCGAATTCGAAAGTAAACGGCGTGAACTTCGACAGGGACGAGGAGGGGAACGGGAATGGGTACGGGGACGGGGACGATCAGGAGCCGTTGGATTGGGAGAAGAAAATGCGGAAGAGGGTGAAGGAGATCGAGGAGAGGAGGGAGCTGGAGAAGAAGGCGGAGGAGATACAGAGCCGGATGGAGGAGGATTTTGAAGACGACGGCAGGGAAGAGACGGAGCAGGAGAAGCGGATGAGAGTGAGGAAAGAGCTGGAAAAGGTCAGTCTTTTGAGCTAATTTACTGTTTAGTAGTAAAGTTTTCGATTTTACGTTGATAACTGAGAAGTGATTTGCACACACCCTTTCTCCCTTGCACTCGCGGTTTAATTCTGGCTTTTAGATTGAATAAAACGAGGCACATAACTTATGTGACATGTATACAACATGTGATGAAGGTGTGCATAGGGAGAAAAGAGTTGCGCGGAAATTATTTCCCGAATAAATttatataccaaattgaagctcgATTCTCGAAAAGTTCATTGCTTTGGGTGTATAGCTGGTTATTCGATTTCACGATTGGTGGTTAAATTACTGGTAGCTCCAATTGTAGTTGTAATgagattgattgattttgttTGTTGTTATGGTACGAGGGCAGGTGGCTAAGGAGCAGGCGGAGCGGAGGGCCACGGCACAGTTGATGTTTGATTTGGGGCAGAAGGCGTATGGAAGGGGCATGTACGGCCGTGCCATTGAGTTTTTAGAAGGCGCGCTCACGATCATTCCTAGGCCCACGTTATTCGGTGGTGAGGTTGGTTTAAGTCCCATTGACTATGATGATCTCCTTTTGACAATTGTGTTAATGCCGCTACATGTTTGATCAAATGCTAATGGAAATTTCGGCGGTATACTTTTCAGATACAAATTTGGCTTGCTATGGCCTACGAGGCTAATAACCGCCATACCGATTGCATTGAACTTTACCATCAATTGGAGAAGAAGCACCCGAGTGTTAGCATCCGGCGCCAAGCTGCAGAGCTTCGTTACATTTTGCAAGCGCCAAAGCTCAAGATATCCCAAGAAGAGATGGTAACCATACCGCTCATTGGTTCCAGTTACGACAGGTATTGGTCCTTTTGACTCAACAAAAGCATTGTAATTGACTAATTGTTCCTTTAGCATATGGTTAGTACTTAGTGTTCCTCTGACCTGCATAGGGCAATCCCCGTGTTACCTGCATAGGGCTTTCCAGTTCTCGGTGTATCAATTATAAAGCCACCACATTTGGTGCCCTCGTCATTGAGCATTAGATCCTTCCAAAGTAATGGATACATTGTTGATCCCTAAATCTTTGTTTAAGATGGTCAAACCGAAAATTAACCTCTTGACGAACATTTGGTAATCTTGAAGTTCTCTCAATTAACATTTGGACTCTCTGAAATCAGTGCATTGAGTTGGTGTCACCCTTATCTTGGTCTTTACTAGTTCTAAAGAAGCAGGGCTgcaaataaacaaattgaaCTAAAACCGTTGGCTGTATTTTCTTCACAATTCAGTGACTTAGTTTTGAATGACTTGGAGGCCGTTTGATGACCATATCGCTTTTGGTCTTGAGCACGCATTTACGTCTCAGTGTTTTATCATTTCCTGCAATTCATCTCAAATCCTCCCTGACTAATGCGGTTTATGATGCTTGAGCAATGCAGCTATGCCGGAACGTGGAGTGATAAATACAAAGACAAGGAACCGATTAGCAGCGGAACAGTGACCAATCAGCTCTCTTCGTCTAAAGACTATTTCGGAGACTTTATGGTATGGCGGCCTCCAATCGGTCTGGAGAAAAGCCAAGCCTTTTGGATAGGTTTGACATTGTGGTTGGGTTTAGTTGGAGCTGCCCTCTTTATTCAAAACTGAATTGTACAAACCCTTTTGTTGTATTTGTGTATCATTGACGTGTACATCATCTTGTTCATGTAATTTTAGGTTGTTCTTGTAATATATGTACATTTCAGGGTTAAAATATTGAATTTCTCTACTTCTTTCTCAAGGTTGCATTTTCATTTCCAACTCCTTTTTATTTGAGTAacctttttttaacaacttagAAAGCGAATATTATCAAATAGGTTTCAATTTGTCAtcgatttgagaatgtatcaaTTCATTCATGAAGTCAACATTTGAACCGGACAAACCAAGAGTCACCAAACTCATCTTGTGTTACATGTCGCTGGGTTTGCTCCATTCCTCACGTTGTTGTAGAGAACGTGTTATCCGCTTGTACAAGATGAATGACACTACAAACTTCGTAGGGTACTTATTCATGCGAGATCTAATTGGTTAATAAGGCGTCATCCCGGTGAGTCTACCAAGCTAAATCATGATGAAGCTTCCCTTCTTCTCAATCAATGAATCGTACTCCGAAACGACAACGAATCATTTAATGATTTAAGTGTGGTCTCTATACAGTCTAGAAGTCAGTTCAACATGATAGAAGACGAATTGATATGATTCTAAAACCTTAGGGGTGCaatatgagaaaattaaaactCTCCGGTAGACTTAGGTCTAAACGTGTTTCTTGTGTGGGCCGGATTATTGGGCTATGGCAAAGAGTACAGATTATGGGCTGAGAAACAATCTAACCTAACTCAGGGCGAAATCGTAAACTCACATAAATTCCCACCAAATAAATATCCCAATGTCCCTACCTCCCTCAATCTTCAGTGCCGCCGAAACCCTAGCTAGGTGAGTGAGAGAAGGAGGTGCAGACTCGGGGAACAGAGAGAAATGACGACCCGATTCAAGAAGAACCGCAAGAAGAGAGGCCACGTCAGCGCCGGTCACGGTCGTATCGGCAAGCACCGCAAGCATCCCGGAGGTCGCGGTAACGCCGGAGGCATGCACCACCACCGGATCCTCTTCGACAAGTACCATCCTGGGTATTTCGGTAAAGTCGGTATGAGGTACTTTCACAAGCTTCGCAACAAGTTCTACTGCCCCATCGTCAACGTCGACAAGCTCTGGTCGCTCCTCCCTCAGGAGGCCAAGGACAGGGCCACCAAGGACAACGCCCCGCTCATCGATGTCACTCAGTACGGCTTCTTCAAGGTCCTCGGCAAGGGCGAGTTGCCGCAGAACCAGCCCATCGTGGTCAAGGCCAAGCTCATCTCCAAGACCGCCGAGAAGAAGATTAAGGAGGCCGGTGGCGCCGTCGTGCTCACCGCTTAGGTTTGGGTTGTTTTTTTAGCATTAAGGTTTCGGATTAAAGTTGCTGTTTTTTGGAATTGAATTTCAGTTTAGACTGCTGAGCTacagtttatgttatattttggAAGTTTAATTAGCGGATATTTATATGCATTTCTGTTTTTCCAAATGAATGGTTTTTCTGTGAACGTATGATTATGTTTTGTTATCGTGATGGGTTTGTTTCGATTTCTGTTTGCTACATTTTGGTTGGCATTATGATTCAGGATTATCCGATTTCGAAAATTTGTGATCGTTGCTCTGTATGCTCTGCGAATGCAGCATTGAAATTCATGTTGATTCGACGCCACTTGAACTTGTGAGATCAAATTTTTGCATTTGTGCATTTCATTTCTTTTCGACAACATTTGTGCAGGGCGTATGTCTTAACTTTATCTTGTTAGTCCAATGCACGGGATGTATGCTTTTTGCCGGTCTGTATGGTTGTGGCAATGTGCAAGTTTGGGTAGCAATAGTTAATGGCACACTGTGGTAGCAATTCGtcaaattaattataattaattatcggCCATCTTTGTATCTTCCTGCATTTAACGAGTAAAATAGCTGTTCACAAAAGCTGGCCAATCATTAATTCTAATTCCAgcataaaaaatcatatttgaTAACTTATGTGCTAATTTGacatttt
It encodes the following:
- the LOC103452035 gene encoding uncharacterized protein; the protein is MAVVIGNLALLLDVTSPRTVIPDRKTRPVALDALLNLSLILPKRDPQCQALNGFIAVKGFDSDGETRSQRVVARGKANSKVNGVNFDRDEEGNGNGYGDGDDQEPLDWEKKMRKRVKEIEERRELEKKAEEIQSRMEEDFEDDGREETEQEKRMRVRKELEKVAKEQAERRATAQLMFDLGQKAYGRGMYGRAIEFLEGALTIIPRPTLFGGEIQIWLAMAYEANNRHTDCIELYHQLEKKHPSVSIRRQAAELRYILQAPKLKISQEEMVTIPLIGSSYDSYAGTWSDKYKDKEPISSGTVTNQLSSSKDYFGDFMVWRPPIGLEKSQAFWIGLTLWLGLVGAALFIQN
- the LOC103452036 gene encoding large ribosomal subunit protein uL15x yields the protein MTTRFKKNRKKRGHVSAGHGRIGKHRKHPGGRGNAGGMHHHRILFDKYHPGYFGKVGMRYFHKLRNKFYCPIVNVDKLWSLLPQEAKDRATKDNAPLIDVTQYGFFKVLGKGELPQNQPIVVKAKLISKTAEKKIKEAGGAVVLTA